GCTGTGGAAAAAAGAGAACGGGCATTATGGTCCTGGCGGCCATCCACGTTTCAATCTAATGAAGTCATTGGTAGGACGAACGGTGGTTAGTATTCTATTATTCGGTGGCGTCTGGGGGTTGTTCCAGTTGAACAGTTCATGGACGACACCTGCCAAAACCGTGATCGCCGATGTGCTGCAACGGGATATGGATTTTGCCTATGCCGCTGCCTGGTACGAAAGGCATTTTGGCGGAACGCCATCATTCCTGCCTGTTCTTGGGCATACCACTGATCCTGTGAACGGATCGGGTATCCGACACCTCCTGGGTAAACCGATCTCGGGAACGGTCGTTCAGCCTTTTGCACTGAGCATGAAAGGAATTGAGATTGTTCCCGAAGCTGGCGGTACAGGACTTGTTCAAGTAGTCAGTTCAGATGCCGGACGCGTACTTCAAGTATTGGATGATCCGGAAAATGGGACAACGGTTGTAATCCAGCACACTGGTCAAGTCACAGCCATATACGGACGCTTGAACGAAAGTGAAGTCCAGGTAAATGATTGGGTAGAAGCGGGTGACGCAGTCGGTAGCCTAAAGGAGACTGGAAATGATCAACCTGCCACATTGTATTTCGCTGTAAAAGAGGGCGAGCAGTACGTAGACCCTGCGGAAGTGGTTGCCCTTGATTAGGTTGTGGGGTGTACGTATCTCGTTTCATCCTTTTTTTGTGATTATCATGATGGCTTCCCTGTTGACTGGGAATTTTATTGAACTCATCACGCTGTTTGCCATCGTTTTTATTCATGAATGTGGACATGCTGCAGCGGCAGCCCTTCTGGGCTGCCGTGTCCTTTCGATACAGATGCTTCCTTTTGGCGGCGTCGCCGTTATTGAAGATGCCGGAAATATTACAGCACGTCGGGAGATCATTATCGCTTTGGCAGGCCCGTTTCAAAATATGCTCATGGTTGGAGTCGTTTTGTTGCTAAAGTATGGAAATTTGGGAGACCCGATTTTTTTAGATTATATTATACAGGGGAATCTGCTGATTGCCCTATTTAACCTGTTACCCGTGTTGCCCTTGGATGGCGGTAAAATTGTACAGGCACTCGTTAGTCTTGCTGCTCCCTACTATACGACATTGATGTGGACTTACAGAATCAGCATTGTGTGTAGCGCAGGAGTTATCTTGGTTGCCATCGGTCGATGGTTTACCGGTGATTCCGGGCTGCCGTTAAATATTCTGTTGATCGGAATTTTTCTGTTCTATTCCAATGTGACCGATTACCGAAATATTCCCTACCGGTTTATCCGCTTTCTGATGAATCGTGAAAGTGCATTCACCCGTCATGCAGCTACAGGCAGTTTGGCACAGCCGATAATCTCATTTCCGGCGAAACCTTTGGAGACTATTTTGCGTCTATTAAAGAGAGAAAGATACCATATGATATATGTGATGAATAGACAGGGAAGAATCATGGCCGTTTTGCCTGAGCAGCGAATCATCGGTTCTTATTTCAAACAAGACAAGGATAAGTTATAGCATCTTGGTGGAACTGTCCTTCATTTGGTTAATACATGTACAATGAGTATGGCGAAGATACAGAATGGATGTGGATGAATTGAATTGTCTTCTAGAGGTGAAGCCATGAAACAAATGATTGTACATAATGAACATAACCTCATGCAAATGGCGCTTCTGGAAGAAGGCAAAGCTGTAGAATTCATGGCAGAGCGTACACGCGAGCGTGGACTGCTGGGTTCGTATTTCAAAGGACGGGTAGTGAACGTGTTACCAGGTATGCAAGCTGCTTTTGTGGATATAGGTCAGAAAAAGAATGCTTTTCTGTATGTGGACGATGTATTGCATCCCAATCTGGAGAAACAGCCCAAAGTGAAGCCTTCCATTTCGGAGCTGCTTCGTCCAGGTCAGGAGGTAATCGTCCAGGTCTTGAAGGAGCCAGTAGGAAGCAAAGGAGCCCGGGTGACGACTCATTATTCGCTGCCGGGCCGATGGCTTGTCTACATGCCTTTAGCGGACTATGTAGCCGTCTCCAAGAAAATTGCCCGTGAGGGGGATCGATCCCGCCTCAAAACGTTGGGGGAACAATTGAGACGGGACGAAGAGGGGCTTATCATACGAACCGTATCCGCAGAGGAACAGAGGGAAGCCATTCAGGCCGATCTGGAAACATTACGTGAGCAGTGGCGTCTGATTCGTGAAAAAGCGGATAGTTTGCCTTCACCAAGCCTGCTGCATCGGGATCACAGTATGGTTCAGCGGATCATTCGTGATGTGTATACGCCTGGCAGCGATGAGGTAATTACGGACAATGAAGTACAAGCCCGTGAGTTGAGTGCTTTGCTGGAGGAAATCTGTCCGGGCCATCAACCTAAAGTACAGGTATACAGGGGAGAAGAATCAATCTTTTCTGCTTATCGTGTACAGGAGCAGTTGAACAAGGATTTTGCCCGCAAGGTATGGCTGCCTGGAGGCGGATATATTGTCATTGATCATACCGAGGCGCTCACTGTAGTCGATGTCAATACAGGCAAGTACACCGGAGCAGGCGGTGACAGTCTGGAAGAGACTGTGACGGAGACGAACATGCAGGCAGCGGTTGAGATTGCCCGTTTAATGCGTCTTCGGGATATCGGCGGCATGATTATTGTGGACTTCATTGATATGGAGGAAGCGATGAATCGGCATGAAGTTGCGGCAACACTGGAAAATGAACTCAAGAAGGATCGAACCAAGGCTTTTGTAATAGGGTGGACCAAGCTGGGGTTGCTCGAACTTACCCGTAAGAAGGTACGGGAAGAAAGCACGCTCCCTTATGTAGAACCTTGTTCTTCCTGTCATGGGACAGGCAAAAGATATATTTCGCCGTTGCATTGATTTTTAGTATAGTTGGTGGTATAATCATCAGGTATGTGTTTAGCCTATTGGTCTTGCACATGCTGTAACCGCACTGGCCGGGTACAAGAACAGTTCCGCAAGGACACTGTCACCTGAGACCGGGCGAGTCTGAGACATGAGGAGGTGCAAGGCAAATGTACGCAATTATTGAAACAGGTGGCAAACAGTACAAAGTCCAAGAGGGCGATGTTCTGTTCATCGAGAAATTGACTGCGAACGATGGCGAAAGCGTAACGTTCGACCGTGTCCTGGCTGTATCTAACGATCAAGGTTTGACAGCAGGTACACCATTGGTTTCCGGAGCAACTGTAACGGCTAAAGTGGAGAAACATGGCAAAGGACAAAAGGTTGTTGTATACAAATACAAACCTAAAAAGAACTACCATGTGAAGCAAGGTCACCGTCAACCGTATACAAAAGTAACTATCGAAGCAATCAAAGCGTAAGAAGGTGCGATAAGTGATTATCGTTCAAGTCTTTCGTAATGATGACGGGAGTATCGATCGTTTCTCCATCAAAGGGCATGCTAATTTTGCCAAGCGAGGAGAAGACATCGTATGTGCCGGGGTATCCGCTGTTACAGTGGGTACGGTGAACTCGATCGAAACATTGACTGGTGTCGAAATGGACGCCAAGATGAAGAATGGCTTTTTAAGCGCTTCTTTACCTGTGTTGGAGAAAGACGGAACCTGGTCCCAGGTGCAATTGCTACTCGAATCCATGGTACTTATGCTCACTGATATTGCAGAGTCATACGGAAAGTATATTCAGATAGAGCAAGTCAAATAATTAAAGAAGGAGGACAACCAATCATGTTGAAATTAAATCTTCAGTTATTCGCATCGAAAAAAGGTGTAGGTTCCACGAAGAATGGTCGTGACAGTAACGCACAACGCCTTGGCGTTAAACGTGCTGACGGTCAAACAGTAACTGGTGGTAGCATTCTCGTTCGCCAACGCGGAACGAAAATTCACCCAGGTACTAACGTGGGTATCGGTAAAGATGACACTTTGTTTGCGAAAGTTGACGGCGTTGTGAAATTCGAACGTTGGGGACGCGATCGTAAAAAAGTAAGCATCTACCCTGTGAATGTTGCTCCAGTAGCAGCTGCAGTAGAAGCATAATATCGGCATTCCGCCTAAGGAGCCTTCGGCATTTTTGCCGAAGGCTTTTTGTATTTATAGGTTATTCGATAATGAACTGGCAGAAAAGACATGTTATACTTGGTTACGGTGGGGATTAAACCAACCGAGTTTTGTAGAACGGGGAGAAGCCATGAAATCTTGGAAAAGAGTGCCCTGGATTGCGGCATGTTCACTTCTGATTCCTTTGGTTTTCGTTATGCTGTATCCAGTGGTTATTTTAATTGCTGTATACGCATTGTGGTCCGTCGCGGTGCTTTTTGTTTCTGTGAACGTGATGAAGAGACAGGCAGAGGCGGAACGCAGAACCATCATACAATCTATGGAAAAAACAGCAATTGCATCATTAAATCATCATAGGCATGATTGGATGAACGATCTTCAGGTGTTGTATGGATATCTTAGACTGGGCAAACTTGATAAATCAGTGCAATGTGTGGAAAGAATAGTAGAGCGGGTTAACGAAGAAAGCCGAATCTCCAGATTGGGTATTCCTTCACTCGTATTTTATCTTCAATCTTTCCGGACCAGTGGAGTCGCTCTGGAATTGCATGTGGTCGTAGAGGAAGAGTTGCAGCTTAGTGCTCTGGTCTCTCCCGAGGATGGCGAGTCGCTTACGGGGGCGATTGCCGATGCGATTCGAGCCTATCAATATGGCGGCGGCCGGTCGTCTTGGGGAGAGGTTCGCAAACTGACCTTGAACTTCGGACAGGATCACGGAGATGTGGTTGTCCGGCTGGATGGGGATCAAACACCCGATCCGGAAACATTGCGGCAGCTTAATGCCGTACTCAAAGGAAAAAAAGTCAGAACGGAGCAGCTTCCGTCTGAGGATACGTTTATACAATTCAGAATGCCTTGTGGAATATAGGAAGAAGGGGTTAACCAATGTTTGTAGATAAAGCGAAGATTTATGTGAAAGCCGGAGACGGAGGGGACGGAATTATTTCGTTTCGTCGTGAGAAGTATGTACCGAACGGCGGACCTGCCGGGGGTGATGGAGGCAGAGGAGCTGACATCATTTTCCGTGTGGATGAAGGTCTGCGTACGTTGATGGATTTCCGTTACCAGCGTCACTTCAAGGCCCCTCGTGGTGAGAAGGGACGTAATAAAAGTCAGCATGGCGCGAACGCTGAGAACATGATTGTACGTATTCCACCTGGAACCGTCATTTTGGATGAAGACAGTGGAGAAGTACTGGCTGATTTGACACGTCATGGTCAACAGGTTGTTGTTGCTCGTGGCGGACGAGGCGGACGGGGAAACATTCGTTTTGCCACGCCTAACAATCCAGCACCAGAACTGGCCGAAAATGGTGAAGAGGGCCAAGAACGTTACATCGTACTTGAGCTTAAGGTCATGGCAGATGTCGGTCTGGTTGGTTTTCCGAGTGTCGGAAAATCCACGCTGTTGTCTGTTGTTTCGGCAGCCAAGCCTAAGATTGGAGCCTATCATTTTACAACCATTACACCTAACCTCGGTGTAGTTGGTGTGGGTGAAGGTCGCAGCTTTGTTATGGCCGACTTGCCGGGTCTGATTGAAGGTGCTCACGAAGGTATTGGACTTGGACATGAGTTCTTGCGTCACGTAGAACGTACACGTATTATCGTCCATGTCGTTGACATGTCTGGTTCCGAAGGACGTGATCCGTTCGAAGACTGGCAGAAAATCAACGAGGAACTGAAATTGTACAATCCTGTCCTCGCTGAAAGACCACAGGTTGTAGCAGCCAATAAAATGGACATGCCGGATTCTGAAGCCAATCTGGAACAATTTTTGCAGAAGGCTCGTGAAGTTCAACCGGATATTGAAGTAATGCCTATTTCGTCGCTGACACGGAAAGGGATTCAGGAGCTCCTGTATCGTGCGGCTGATCTTCTGGATCAAATTCCGGACGAGCCCATGGTCGAAGAAGTTGCTGACTTATCCGAACGCAAAGTGTACAGCTTGGACAAAAAAGAGGACGATGGTTTCCGTATTGTACGGGAGAATGAAATCTTCGTGGTCGAAAGTGCCAAGATTGAACGTATGATGAAACGGATGCAGCTGAATTCGCATGAAGCTATTCTCAAACTGGCGCGTACATTGCGTCATATGGGTGTGGATGCGGAACTGCGTAAACGCGGAGCTGAAGAAGGCACCATTGTGCGCATTGGCGATTTCGAGTTCGAATTTGTGGAAGGCAGCAGCTACTATTAAGATAGCCGGCCACAGTACCGATACTGGTTAAAACATAAACGCAGAGAAGTGGGAGTTTACCCGCTGCTCTGCGTTTTTTTAATTTTCCTTACCTGCGCGTGGAAGAAACTTGTATACTGTTAGGAATAGTTTTTCAAAAAATAGACATGTGAGGTATTGCCCTTTCGGGATAGATCCTATATAATGTCCACAATATGAATACATGAGTCTTTGAGGAGAGGACGTTCTGTGAATGAACGCTATTACTTAGTACGGGAAGACATTTTGCCAGAGGCTGTGGTAAAGACCATGCAGGTAAAAGAACTGCTGGCTTCCGGTGATGTCAAAACAGTTCATGAGGCGGTTGAACAGGTTGGATTAAGCCGAAGTGCTTTTTATAAGTACAAGGATGGCATCCATTTGATCAATCAGCTTGAACGGGAGCGAATTGTAACGATCTCCATTGATTTGGAGCATCAATCAGGAATATTGTCTCGTGTGCTCGGACATGTAGCTGGTTATGGAGCCAATGTGTTAACCATTAACCAAAGTATCCCGCTCCAGGGAAGAGCCAACGTTGTCATTTCAGTGGAGACGTCACATCTTCATGGAGAAATCGGAGAAATGCTCGATCGGATGCAGGATATGCCCGGGGTTCGACGCACGCGCATTGTAGGCCAAGGTTAATTAGACGTTATCGTAAAACGTTTAGGAATAAGTTGTATGGTTAAAATCGTACAGGGGTGAAGGAGAAAAAGACATTGGGGGTAGGTCGTTAGTGAAACCGGTAAAAGTAGGATTGTTGGGCCTGGGTACGGTGGGTACTGGGGTCGTTCGCATCGTGGAAGGAAATCAGGAGGATCTGAGCAGTCAGGTTGGATCACCTATCGTTATTGAGAAGATTGCAGTAAAGAATACAGAGAAGGATCGTGTCATTGCTGTAGACCGTGCGAAGCTCACTGAAGATCCTTGGGAAGTCATCCGTCACCCGGATATTGATGTTATCGTGGAAGTTATGGGCGGCATTGATCAGACCAAAGAATACATTCTTGAAGCACTGGAGCGGGGCAAACATATCGTAACTGCAAACAAGGATCTAATGGCTTTGCATGGTTCCGAGATCTTGGCCAAGGCACAGGAAAAGCAATGTGATGTATTCTATGAAGCGAGTGTGGCTGGGGGCATTCCGATCATCCGCACGCTGATTGAAGGTTTCTCTTCCGACCGGATTACCCGCATTATGGGGATAGTGAACGGAACAACGAACTTTATTTTGACCAAAATGAGCCAGGAAGGTGCCTCTTATGAAGAGGTTCTCGCAGAAGC
Above is a window of Paenibacillus sp. E222 DNA encoding:
- a CDS encoding M23 family metallopeptidase; the protein is MNTKLRIKQRREERIRRLMDGATEEIMQQRESGSVSDKRTSAQRNPFSSIDIQDNLRTARSSLTEQERDPEWLWKKENGHYGPGGHPRFNLMKSLVGRTVVSILLFGGVWGLFQLNSSWTTPAKTVIADVLQRDMDFAYAAAWYERHFGGTPSFLPVLGHTTDPVNGSGIRHLLGKPISGTVVQPFALSMKGIEIVPEAGGTGLVQVVSSDAGRVLQVLDDPENGTTVVIQHTGQVTAIYGRLNESEVQVNDWVEAGDAVGSLKETGNDQPATLYFAVKEGEQYVDPAEVVALD
- a CDS encoding M50 family metallopeptidase, which translates into the protein MIRLWGVRISFHPFFVIIMMASLLTGNFIELITLFAIVFIHECGHAAAAALLGCRVLSIQMLPFGGVAVIEDAGNITARREIIIALAGPFQNMLMVGVVLLLKYGNLGDPIFLDYIIQGNLLIALFNLLPVLPLDGGKIVQALVSLAAPYYTTLMWTYRISIVCSAGVILVAIGRWFTGDSGLPLNILLIGIFLFYSNVTDYRNIPYRFIRFLMNRESAFTRHAATGSLAQPIISFPAKPLETILRLLKRERYHMIYVMNRQGRIMAVLPEQRIIGSYFKQDKDKL
- a CDS encoding Rne/Rng family ribonuclease — its product is MKQMIVHNEHNLMQMALLEEGKAVEFMAERTRERGLLGSYFKGRVVNVLPGMQAAFVDIGQKKNAFLYVDDVLHPNLEKQPKVKPSISELLRPGQEVIVQVLKEPVGSKGARVTTHYSLPGRWLVYMPLADYVAVSKKIAREGDRSRLKTLGEQLRRDEEGLIIRTVSAEEQREAIQADLETLREQWRLIREKADSLPSPSLLHRDHSMVQRIIRDVYTPGSDEVITDNEVQARELSALLEEICPGHQPKVQVYRGEESIFSAYRVQEQLNKDFARKVWLPGGGYIVIDHTEALTVVDVNTGKYTGAGGDSLEETVTETNMQAAVEIARLMRLRDIGGMIIVDFIDMEEAMNRHEVAATLENELKKDRTKAFVIGWTKLGLLELTRKKVREESTLPYVEPCSSCHGTGKRYISPLH
- the rplU gene encoding 50S ribosomal protein L21, with the translated sequence MYAIIETGGKQYKVQEGDVLFIEKLTANDGESVTFDRVLAVSNDQGLTAGTPLVSGATVTAKVEKHGKGQKVVVYKYKPKKNYHVKQGHRQPYTKVTIEAIKA
- a CDS encoding ribosomal-processing cysteine protease Prp; its protein translation is MIIVQVFRNDDGSIDRFSIKGHANFAKRGEDIVCAGVSAVTVGTVNSIETLTGVEMDAKMKNGFLSASLPVLEKDGTWSQVQLLLESMVLMLTDIAESYGKYIQIEQVK
- the rpmA gene encoding 50S ribosomal protein L27 gives rise to the protein MLKLNLQLFASKKGVGSTKNGRDSNAQRLGVKRADGQTVTGGSILVRQRGTKIHPGTNVGIGKDDTLFAKVDGVVKFERWGRDRKKVSIYPVNVAPVAAAVEA
- a CDS encoding Spo0B domain-containing protein, whose translation is MKSWKRVPWIAACSLLIPLVFVMLYPVVILIAVYALWSVAVLFVSVNVMKRQAEAERRTIIQSMEKTAIASLNHHRHDWMNDLQVLYGYLRLGKLDKSVQCVERIVERVNEESRISRLGIPSLVFYLQSFRTSGVALELHVVVEEELQLSALVSPEDGESLTGAIADAIRAYQYGGGRSSWGEVRKLTLNFGQDHGDVVVRLDGDQTPDPETLRQLNAVLKGKKVRTEQLPSEDTFIQFRMPCGI
- the obgE gene encoding GTPase ObgE produces the protein MFVDKAKIYVKAGDGGDGIISFRREKYVPNGGPAGGDGGRGADIIFRVDEGLRTLMDFRYQRHFKAPRGEKGRNKSQHGANAENMIVRIPPGTVILDEDSGEVLADLTRHGQQVVVARGGRGGRGNIRFATPNNPAPELAENGEEGQERYIVLELKVMADVGLVGFPSVGKSTLLSVVSAAKPKIGAYHFTTITPNLGVVGVGEGRSFVMADLPGLIEGAHEGIGLGHEFLRHVERTRIIVHVVDMSGSEGRDPFEDWQKINEELKLYNPVLAERPQVVAANKMDMPDSEANLEQFLQKAREVQPDIEVMPISSLTRKGIQELLYRAADLLDQIPDEPMVEEVADLSERKVYSLDKKEDDGFRIVRENEIFVVESAKIERMMKRMQLNSHEAILKLARTLRHMGVDAELRKRGAEEGTIVRIGDFEFEFVEGSSYY
- a CDS encoding ACT domain-containing protein, whose amino-acid sequence is MNERYYLVREDILPEAVVKTMQVKELLASGDVKTVHEAVEQVGLSRSAFYKYKDGIHLINQLERERIVTISIDLEHQSGILSRVLGHVAGYGANVLTINQSIPLQGRANVVISVETSHLHGEIGEMLDRMQDMPGVRRTRIVGQG